DNA from Parvularcula marina:
CCGAAGGCACGAAAGTCGCCGTCATCGGCCCGAATGCTGATAATGAGATGACGATCCTCGCCAATTACCACGGGGTCCCGACGGCTCCTGTCACGTCACTTGAAGGGATCACGGCGAAGATCGGCGCGGAGAATGTGACCTATTCGCCTGGGTCGACCATTGCCGGTGATGTCTACACGAATTATTCGGCTGTCCCGGCCAGCGTCTTCTTCCATAAAGGCGCGGATGGCGAGCTCGAGCCCGGCCTCAAGGCCGCCTACTACATCGATCCGAAACGCTCGGGCAAACCGGTGAAGGAGCAGATCGATCCCAATATCGATTTCTACTGGCACCGCGCACCGACCACGGACGGTCTCAATGACGAATTCGGCGCAAGCTGGGAAGGCGTCCTCGTGCCTGAGGCGGACGGCGCCTACCGGTTTGAAGTCTCTCGCTGGGCTGAAGCCACGATCAATGGCGAGAAGATCAATGATGCCACGCTCGACCTCAAGGCGGGCGAGCAATACGCGATTAAATTCGAGCTGACCTTCGAGAGCGGCTGGACCCGCGACGGGCTTGAGAAATTCGCGCATCTCAACTGGGTCGACACCTCCCGCGATCTTGAGGCCGAGGCCATGGCAGCGGCAGACGCGGCTGACGTCATCCTCTTCTTCGGCGGCATTGATGCCAATCTCGAGGGTGAGGAAATGAGCGTTGAGATCGACGGTTTCCTTGGCGGTGACCGGACGCATATGAAAATGCCGGCCCCGCAGGAGGCTCTGATCAAGAAGCTGCACGCCACCGGCAAGCCGGTCGTGCTGGTCAATTTCTCGGGCAGCGCCATGGCGCTCAATTGGGAGAATGAGAACCTGCCGGCCATCGTGCAGGCCTTCTATCCCGGCGAGAAAACGGGCGATGCGATTGCTGAGCTTCTCTGGGGTGAGTTCAGCCCCTCGGGCCGCCTGCCGGTGACATTCTACACATCGCTCGACGGCATCCCCGCCTTTGACGATTACACGATGCAGAACCGGACGTATAAATATTATACGGGCGAGCCGCTCTATCCGTTCGGCTACGGCCTTTCCTATACGAGCTTTGAATATTCGGACCTCGTCCTGCCCGAAGCTCCGAATGGTGCTGAGCCGATGGAGGTGAGCGTCACGGTCACGAATACCGGCGACATGGCCGGCCGCGAGGTCGTCCAGCTCTATCTGCAGCATGCGGAGAAGGCGAATGTGTCTGTGCCGAATGTCGAGCTTGTCTCATTCGACGTGGTCGATCTGGCGCCGGGCGCGAGCGAGACACTGAGCTTCACCCTGACGCCCGAAAGCCTCGGCTATTACAGTGAGGATGGCGCGCTTGTCGCCCCCACCGGCACGGCGACCCTCTCTGCTGGCGGCGGCCAGCCGGGCTATTTCGACGGCGCGGTCTCGGAAACGGTGAGCTTCGCTGGGGAGTGATCCCGGCGCCAAACCTCAAAAACAAAGGGGCCCCTCAGGGGCCCTTTTTCTTTCAGCTTACTTCGGCAAGCGGTACACGGACTGTTTGACGAATCCAGCCGCCACCGAGCACGCGATCATCCGTCTCATCGACCGCGTAGAAGACACATGCCTGACCGGGTGCGACGCCTTCCTGCGGCTCATCGAAAGTGACAGTCGCGCGGCGGCCCTCAATCCGCACAGTCGCAGGCTCAGGCGGCCGGGTTGAGCGGACCTTCACGCGGACGGGGATATCAGCTGCGCTGTCATCACCCAGCCAGTTCACCTCATCAAGCGTTACGCCGGCGACATCGAGCGCCGTTTTCGGCCCGACAATCACCTGCGCCTTGTCCGCATCCAGACGAACAACATAAATCGGCTCGGCAAGCCCGCCAATATCGAGGCCGCGGCGCTGTCCCACCGTATAGTGAATAACGCCCATATGCCTGCCCAGCACCGTACCGTCGATATGCACTATCTCGCCGGGACGTGACGCCCCGGGCCGCAGCCGCTCAACGACGGAGGCATATTTGCCCTCCGGTACAAAGCAGATGTCCTGGCTGTCGGGTTTGTCCGCCACAACGAGCCCAAGCTCCGTTGCAAGCTCTCGCGTCACCGATTTCGGCAGATCACCCAGCGGGAAGCGCAGGAACCCGAGCTGTTCCTTCGTCGTCGAGAACAGAAAATAGCTCTGGTCCTTGCCTGCATCCGCTGCGCGGCGCAGCGCTAGGCCGTCTTCATCATCCGTACGGCGAATATAATGCCCGGTCGCCATAGCGAAAGCACCAAGATCGCGCGCGGTTTCCAGGAGATCCTTGAACTTCACCCGCTCATTACAGCGCACGCAGGGGATCGGCGTCGCGCCAGCAAGATAGGTGTCGGCAAACTCCTCCATCACCTGCTCGCCAAAGCGGTCTTCGTAATCGAGGACATAATGCGGGATGCCCAGCGCCTCGGACACGCGCCTTGCGTCATGGATATCCTGCCCGGCGCAGCAGGCCCCCTTTTTCTGGATCGCCGCGCCGTGATCATAAAGCTGGAGCGTGATGCCAACCGCATCATAACCCGCGCGGTGGACAAGCGCCGCCGTCACCGAGCTGTCGACGCCGCCCGACATTGCCACGACCACGCGGGCGCCTTTCGGCACGCCGAGGTCGAGTTCTGCCGCAATCCGGTCGGTAAGGGGTGTGTCACTCATCGGACGCATATAAGAGATGGACTGCAATGAAGAAAGGCTGTGCCTTGAGACCCGAAATCCGCCCCTTTCACGCCATGACCATCGGCGCCGCCGCCTTCCGCATGCAGGAAGCGGGCGAGCCCGTCATTCACATGGAATATGGCCAGCCCTCGGCCCGGCCACCCGAAGCGGTGATGGATGCCGCGCGGGCGATGCTCGATGACGGGGTGAAAGGCTATTGGGAGAGCGATGAGCTAAAATCCCTGATCGCGGGCAGCTATTCAGAGCTTCACGGCAGCACTGTTGCGCCGGAGAATGTGATCCTGACCTGCGGCGCTTCCCCCGCCCTGTCGCTCGCTTTGATGACGGCGTTCGATCCCGGCGCGCGCATCGCCATGGCGCGGCCCGGCTATGTCGCCCACCGCAATGTCGTCACCGGCCTGCACATGCATCCCGTCGAGCTGCCTTGTGATGCGGCGACCGGTTTCCAGCTGACGGCCTCGATGCTCGCAGGGCTCGACCCAGCACCGGATGGCGTGATCCTTGCCAGCCCCGCCAACCCGACAGGCTCGATCATCCCCCGCATGGAGATGGAGAAGATCGCCGATCTCTGCCGGGAACGGAACATCCGGATCATCTCGGATGAGATCTATATCCGCCTGACCTATGGCGAGCCGGCGGCGAGCATTTCGGAATTCACAGGCGATGCCTTCATCGTGAACAGCTTCTCGAAATATTACGTCATGCCGGGATGGCGGCTCGGCTGGGTCGTCGTGCCCGAGGAGCATCGCGAGCGGGCTGTTGCCTATATGAGCAATTTTTTCCTGACGCCGCCGTCGCTCTCGCAGGAAGCCGGGATTGCAAGTTTCAGGTGTACGGAAGAATTAGACGCGCTGATCGGGGTCTATCGCCGGAACCGGCAGATGCTGCTGGAGAAACTGCCTGCTTTGGGCATGACGGAAATGGCGCCGCCTGATGGCGCCTTCTACATCTATGGCCGTGTCGATCAGTTCACCGATGACAGCCGCGATCTGTGTCTTGAGCTGCTGAAAGACACGGGCGTCGCCACCGCCTCAGGCGTCGATTTCGATCCCGTTGAGGGCCACCGTTTCATGCGGTTCAGCTTTGCGGTGACAGAGCAGGAAGTCGCGCAAGCGCTGGAGCGCATCACGCCCTGGTTCACATCAAAATTATAATTCGACTATTCTAGTTTTTTCGTATTATTATCCCGAAAGGCCATATCTTTGGTCGTATGGGAGATATTTATGGGTAATCTGCTTGGCCTTACGGCCACGATATTCGCTGCCTCAGTTTTCACGACATCGGCAGCAAGTGCTTCAGCTGACAATGCGATCTTTGTACTGAAGCTGTCAGGTGATCGCGGATGGTCAGTAGAGTGTGAAATCGAAAGGCATGAGGACGATCCCCTCACCATTCGCAAAAAAGGGCGAGGAGATATTGAAACGATTTCGACGCGCGGTGTTAGTGGTGGCA
Protein-coding regions in this window:
- a CDS encoding beta-glucosidase H encodes the protein MLAGTSFHRLKPWALLTTAVIALAACGGGDKDAEPQDGDSQNSAAKPMEHGSAAPAEDGSPAYLDTSLSFEERAADIVSRMTLEEKAWQMYDKSPAIERLGIPEYNWWNEALHGVARAGEATVFPQAIGLAATWDEDLMFEVATTISDEGRAKYHYLLAEDDHPMYGGLTFWTPNINIFRDPRWGRGQETYGEDPFLTGRMAINFVSGMQGDDEKYWKTVTTVKHYAVHSGPEPSRHRDDYRPTTTDLWETYLTAFKMAFDETDVASVMCAYNAVNGQPACGSDLLMVELLRGELGFDGYVVSDCGAIGDFYYDYAHDYVETRAEAAADSVKHGTDLNCGDGQGNKMDALPEAVEKGLITEAEIDTAVTRLYTARMKLGMFDDPANVPGTDIPYSEVASAENLALSAKAARASLVLLKNDGILPLAEGTKVAVIGPNADNEMTILANYHGVPTAPVTSLEGITAKIGAENVTYSPGSTIAGDVYTNYSAVPASVFFHKGADGELEPGLKAAYYIDPKRSGKPVKEQIDPNIDFYWHRAPTTDGLNDEFGASWEGVLVPEADGAYRFEVSRWAEATINGEKINDATLDLKAGEQYAIKFELTFESGWTRDGLEKFAHLNWVDTSRDLEAEAMAAADAADVILFFGGIDANLEGEEMSVEIDGFLGGDRTHMKMPAPQEALIKKLHATGKPVVLVNFSGSAMALNWENENLPAIVQAFYPGEKTGDAIAELLWGEFSPSGRLPVTFYTSLDGIPAFDDYTMQNRTYKYYTGEPLYPFGYGLSYTSFEYSDLVLPEAPNGAEPMEVSVTVTNTGDMAGREVVQLYLQHAEKANVSVPNVELVSFDVVDLAPGASETLSFTLTPESLGYYSEDGALVAPTGTATLSAGGGQPGYFDGAVSETVSFAGE
- the mnmA gene encoding tRNA 2-thiouridine(34) synthase MnmA, yielding MSDTPLTDRIAAELDLGVPKGARVVVAMSGGVDSSVTAALVHRAGYDAVGITLQLYDHGAAIQKKGACCAGQDIHDARRVSEALGIPHYVLDYEDRFGEQVMEEFADTYLAGATPIPCVRCNERVKFKDLLETARDLGAFAMATGHYIRRTDDEDGLALRRAADAGKDQSYFLFSTTKEQLGFLRFPLGDLPKSVTRELATELGLVVADKPDSQDICFVPEGKYASVVERLRPGASRPGEIVHIDGTVLGRHMGVIHYTVGQRRGLDIGGLAEPIYVVRLDADKAQVIVGPKTALDVAGVTLDEVNWLGDDSAADIPVRVKVRSTRPPEPATVRIEGRRATVTFDEPQEGVAPGQACVFYAVDETDDRVLGGGWIRQTVRVPLAEVS
- a CDS encoding pyridoxal phosphate-dependent aminotransferase, whose amino-acid sequence is MRPEIRPFHAMTIGAAAFRMQEAGEPVIHMEYGQPSARPPEAVMDAARAMLDDGVKGYWESDELKSLIAGSYSELHGSTVAPENVILTCGASPALSLALMTAFDPGARIAMARPGYVAHRNVVTGLHMHPVELPCDAATGFQLTASMLAGLDPAPDGVILASPANPTGSIIPRMEMEKIADLCRERNIRIISDEIYIRLTYGEPAASISEFTGDAFIVNSFSKYYVMPGWRLGWVVVPEEHRERAVAYMSNFFLTPPSLSQEAGIASFRCTEELDALIGVYRRNRQMLLEKLPALGMTEMAPPDGAFYIYGRVDQFTDDSRDLCLELLKDTGVATASGVDFDPVEGHRFMRFSFAVTEQEVAQALERITPWFTSKL